The sequence CTGTGAACTGAAGCTGAGTACCTGAAGTTTCAGCCCAATCTCCCTCGAATATCTCAACGCCGCTTCCTTGAGTAATTGAGATCTGAACACAGATTGGAAAGTCGGTCTCATTGTTTTCCCAAAGCTCGTTGCTTACATTGAACATGTGCTCAAACACGTAGGTGGTGTTTGGGCTCAGACCTCTACCAAATCCCAAAGTTTCATTGTAGTTCGGGTTGTTTGTGCTGATCTCAATTGTGAGTTTGCCGTTGTTGAGATATGCATACGGCTGTGCTGGGGTTAAATCAATAAATTCATTCTCATCTGAAACTATTGCTACAGTTATACCTCTATCTGCCTCATAGTACCTAAAGGTAGCACCTGCCCCCACTGCCAGCATCATGCCGATTAAGAGTATTGCCAATCCTATTAGTTTATTCATCATGATCCACCCCCATGGCATCCTGATGGTAATTCTTGGGGTTCGGTACCCAACCTGTATGCCTTAATTGTCATCTTTGCGTTCCAAACGTCATTTGGGCTGTCACCATCTGCGCTAAGGTCTATGCCTATCTTCTTAGCTTCTCCTCTGTTCAAAATGAAGCATACATCATCTCTTGCGCTGTCTGAGGCTGTCGCCAGAGCTCCACCATCAACTGCATATACTCCTCCTTCATGCCCGTAGAACTCTATGTTCGAGAGGTTTGACGTTATCCTTACTACTATGGTGGTGTCTTCCCACAGATCATTGCTCACTTCAAAGACTTCATCGAAGTTGTACTCGCTTGATGGGCTGATTCCGTCTCCGTATCCGGGATA comes from Thermococcus aggregans and encodes:
- a CDS encoding DUF1102 domain-containing protein produces the protein MNKLIGLAILLIGMMLAVGAGATFRYYEADRGITVAIVSDENEFIDLTPAQPYAYLNNGKLTIEISTNNPNYNETLGFGRGLSPNTTYVFEHMFNVSNELWENNETDFPICVQISITQGSGVEIFEGDWAETSGTQLQFTVYHNTPVSVGMVFDTSNMGLSVNPGDIQVQMSIHAWKGTCD
- a CDS encoding DUF1102 domain-containing protein, with translation MLGLLVAFAAALATSATFRDYNASRSVHWTIVTDDTELIDLNPLQPYAYINNGGVLVIDFSANNPKYPGYGDGISPSSEYNFDEVFEVSNDLWEDTTIVVRITSNLSNIEFYGHEGGVYAVDGGALATASDSARDDVCFILNRGEAKKIGIDLSADGDSPNDVWNAKMTIKAYRLGTEPQELPSGCHGGGS